A single genomic interval of Aedes aegypti strain LVP_AGWG chromosome 1, AaegL5.0 Primary Assembly, whole genome shotgun sequence harbors:
- the LOC110678372 gene encoding branchpoint-bridging protein-like, producing the protein MSWPNSWQVQPGYAGYATAAAPPSVAPVASAAAAALPGGYSAMTPEQYAQWQQWQQYQQQYAQWHAQYGEQYARQMGKPLPAVPAPMPLQHMGLATNVPPPAVAMAQPVPAPVVAPTVVPTAPPAIAAVVGPVPPVAAVAPPIPTISAAPPPPPEPHPDSVASQGMWNNLCFPLWTMNEKKKFWKCLTWNMGISIV; encoded by the coding sequence ATGTCTTGGCCAAACAGTTGGCAAGTGCAACCAGGTTATGCGGGATACGCTACGGCAGCTGCGCCTCCATCGGTGGCTCCGGTTGCGTCTGCTGCGGCCGCTGCGCTTCCTGGTGGTTACTCGGCCATGACTCCGGAACAATACGCCCAATGGCAACAGTGGCAACAGTACCAGCAGCAATACGCCCAATGGCATGCCCAATACGGGGAGCAGTATGCCCGTCAAATGGGCAAACCGTTGCCGGCAGTGCCGGCTCCGATGCCCTTGCAGCATATGGGCCTAGCCACCAATGTTCCTCCGCCGGCAGTGGCCATGGCACAACCCGTTCCTGCCCCGGTAGTAGCCCCCACCGTTGTTCCTACAGCACCTCCGGCTATTGCGGCCGTTGTGGGGCCCGTTCCTCCGGTTGCTGCCGTCGCTCCACCTATACCAACCATCTCAGCTGCACCGCCGCCGCCTCCGGAACCCCACCCGGATAGTGTTGCTAGCCAAGGTATGTGGAATAATTTGTGTTTTCCCTTATGgacaatgaatgaaaaaaaaaagttttggaagTGTTTGACCTGGAACATGGGAATATCGATAGTCTAA